The Spirochaetaceae bacterium genome contains the following window.
CCCTGCGTCACCAGTGCGATGGTGGAGGCGATGGCCGGCCGATTCCTGAGCTCCGGAGCCGGCAACGACATCCACGACTGGGTCACCGCCATCTTCGGCGACCCGTGGGGTCCGCACGGGAATGCTTCGCTCATTCCACCGGACGCCGCGGACCAGATTCACATCCTGGTGTTCGATATCGGCTCGGACGGCGCCCCGCAACCGGGCGAGTGCCGCATCGGCGGGTTCTTCTCCAGCCTGAACAACTACCGAAAAGACCCCGCCGATTCCGCGACCGCGGCGTCGGCGGAACGGCTGATCTTCTTCATGGACTCGGCGTTCCTGGCCCTCGCCGAGGGGCCGACGTGGGAGATTACCGACCGCGCGCCGAGCATTTTCATCAGCGTCCTGGCGCACGAGTTCCAGCACATGATCCACTTCTACCAGAAGCGGGTCCGGCACGGCGCCACCAGTCATTCGTGGCTCAACGAGATGGCGTCGGAAGTGGCGGAGGACCTGGTCGCCGAGAAGCTGACGGTGAACGGCCCGCGCGGGGTCGCCTACGACGATCCCACCGCCGGCTCTTCGGGCAACGACGGCGGCCGCCTGCCGATCTACAACCTGTTCAACGACGTCGGGGTGACTACCTGGAACGGCAGGCTCGCCAACTACTCGATCGTCTACGCGATGGGCGCCTACCTGGCACGCTCCTACGGCGGCGCCGAGCTGTTCGGCGAAATCGTGCAGAACAACAAGTCCGGCGTTGACGCGGTCGAGGCGGCGCTGGCCGGATTGGGCCACCGTGTCCCGTTCTCGGACGTGCTGGCCGACTGGGGCGTGGCCGTCCTGCTGTCCGACGACACCGGGGCGCCGGCACCGTACCGTTACAACCCGGGCACCTGGACCACGTCGAGTGCCGGCGGCCTGCAGTTCCGGCTGGGCTCGATCAACCTGTACAACTACCGGTTCGAGCCGCCGGACCCGGTACCGGCCTGCGCCGGGCCGCAACTGACCGGCCGCTCGACGCAGGTCGGCCCCTACCTGCACTCCCTGCAGAGCCTCAATGCACTCACCCAACCGCCGCACTCCAATGCGTTCGCCACGCTCGGGCACAACACCGGAACCGTTCGCCTGGCCGTGAACGCGGCCCGGGACAACCGCATCGCCGTGGTGGTCAAGGAATGACCGGCGTCATGGGGGATTGCCGGAGCTGGCGCCGCGGCCACGGTTGACTCCGGGGCGTGCGCGGCTGCACCTTGGCCCGGCAGCGCAGCACAGCCAACCGAAACTGGAGTTCCCGTGGCACAACTGATCACCATGACCGATGCCGGACTGAGTGTTCCGGATCGGCCCCTTGTCCCGTTCATCGAGGGCGACGGCACCGGACCCGACATCTGGGCCGCCGCGGTGCGCATCTTCGACGCCGCCGTGGAGCAGGCCTACGGCGGCGGCCGCGCCGTGGCCTGGACCGAGGTGCTGGCCGGCCAGAAGGCGTTCGACCGCACCGGGAGCTGGCTGCCGGAAGCCACCGAGCAGGCGTTCCGCGACCATCTGGTCGGCATCAAGGGGCCGCTCACCACGCCGGTGGGCGGCGGCATCCGCAGCCTGAACGTGGCGCTGCGCCAGCGCCTGGAGCTGTACGTGTGCCTGCGCCCGGTCAAGTACTACCCCGGCGTGCCCTCCCCGGTGCGCCGCCCGGAGCTGGTCGACATGGTGGTGTTCCGGGAGAACACCGAGGACGTGTACGCCGGCTTCGAGGTGCCGGCCGGCAGCGCGGAGGCGGGCAAGCTGCTGCGCTTCCTGAAGGACGAGTTGGGCTGGGCCGTGCGCACCGACTCCGGCATCGGCATCAAGCCGATCAGCCGCACCGGCACCGAGCGGCTGGTGCGCGCGGCCATCGACTACGCCATCGAGCACGGCCGCCGCAGCGTCACCCTGGTGCACAAGGGCAACATCCAGAAGTTCACCGAGGGCGCGTTCCGGGAGTGGGGCTACGGCGTGGCCGCCGAGCACTACGGAGACCGCACCGTGACCTGGGACGATGTCGACGACGAGGTGCCGGAGGGCAAGATCCTGATCAAGGACACCATCGCCGACATCTTCCTGCAGCAGGTGCTGACCCGCCCGGCGGAGTTCGACGTGGTGGCGACCATGAACCTGAACGGCGACTACATCTCCGACGCGCTCGC
Protein-coding sequences here:
- the icd gene encoding NADP-dependent isocitrate dehydrogenase; amino-acid sequence: MAQLITMTDAGLSVPDRPLVPFIEGDGTGPDIWAAAVRIFDAAVEQAYGGGRAVAWTEVLAGQKAFDRTGSWLPEATEQAFRDHLVGIKGPLTTPVGGGIRSLNVALRQRLELYVCLRPVKYYPGVPSPVRRPELVDMVVFRENTEDVYAGFEVPAGSAEAGKLLRFLKDELGWAVRTDSGIGIKPISRTGTERLVRAAIDYAIEHGRRSVTLVHKGNIQKFTEGAFREWGYGVAAEHYGDRTVTWDDVDDEVPEGKILIKDTIADIFLQQVLTRPAEFDVVATMNLNGDYISDALAAQVGGIGIAPGANINYKTGHAVFEATHGTAPKYAGKNVINPSSVILSGVMMFEYLGWTEAARLIDGALTRTIGERCVTYDFARLMDGANEVGTSDFADRIIAHLRAPGAAS